The following nucleotide sequence is from Myxococcus stipitatus.
CACCAGCGCCTGGATTTGCGCCTCCGGATGCTGGAAGGCCAGCAGCTTGAGCAGCGGCTCCACCGCGCGCTTCTCGCGCAGGTCCCCGAGCACCGTCGCGGCCTTCATGGGATAGCTGGCGGGGTTGACGCCATTCTTCTTCGCCCACTCCAGCAGGTCCGGGTCGCGCCCCTCCAGCGCGGGCAGCAGCGCGTCCGCCGCGGGCTGGCCCAGCTGGAACAGCGCGAAGCTGCTCTCCACGTAGAAGGACTTGCCCTTGCGCTCCTTCGTCAGCATGCGGATGAGCGTGGGCGCGGCCTTCGCGTCACCGATGTGCCCCAGCGCCTCGATGGCCTTCTTGTTGAGGAAGGGCTCCACCGTCTCGTCCCCCGCCAGCGCGATGAGCGAATCCACCGCCTCCTTCGCCTTCATCGTCCCCAGCACGCGGATGGCCTCGATGCGCGTGTAGTTGTCCTTGGCGCGCAACAGCGGCACCAGCGCGGGGACGGCGCGCGGGTCTCCGATGGTGCCCAGCGCCGTCACCATGGCCTTGTTCGCCAATTGCGAGGACATGTCCGCCGCGGCCGGGTCCAGCGCCGCCTTCAACGGCTCCACCGAGGAGACGTGGTGCAGGTCCTCCAGCGTGCGCGCCAGCGCCGCCTTCACCTCCGGCTTGCGCTCTCCCGCCAGCTGCTCGTGCAGCATGGGCAGGAAGGTCTCGTTCACCTTGCCGGACTTGCGCATCGCCTCGATGAGGCGGACCCGGTCCTCCGCGCGACGCGCTTGCTGGAGGTTCGCTTCCCAGTAGTCCGGGGTGGCGGAGTCGCCTTTGCAGCCTGTCAGACAGATGAACGCGACAGCGGCACACCACGCTGCGAGAGAGCGGCTCATGCAATCTCCTATCGGGTCTGCGGGGTTGTCCTGTCTGGCGTCGTAAACCTCCTGTCACGAAGGAATCAAACCACCCGGGTCACCTGGGGTACGCTGGTCAACGACATGTCCGACGACATTCACAAGCCGCCGCGTCCGGGGCACACCCGCCGGACGTACCTCCTCGACCGCGAATTCCAGCTCAAGTACATCCTTCTGCTGGCCGGCATCGGCGCGGTCAGCATGGGCGTGTTCGGCGGGCTGGCGCACCGGCTCCACGTGTCCGCCGTGTCGTCGGGCGTGGACGGCGGGGCGTCGCTCTTGTGGCTGACGGGGGTGGGCGCCCTGGGGCTGGCGGGGGTGTTGGGGGTGTTCGGGCTGCTCTTCACCCACCGGGTGGCGGGGCCCGTCCACGTCATGAGCCTCTATGTCGCGGCGCTCGCGGCGGGGCGGTATCCCCGGCTGCGCCCGCTGCGCAAGAAGGACGAACTCAAGCGCTTCTTCGACCGCTTCAGCGAGGCGGTGGACCGCATCCGCCAGCGCGAGGCCGAGGAGGCGCACGCGCTGGAGGCCGCGGTGGCGGCGCTGACCCCGGTGGCCACCACCCCGGAGGCGCGCCAGGCGCTGGAGACGCTTTCGGCCCTGCACACGCGCAAGCGTCAGGCAGTGGACAATCCCACGGGTAGCACCTTCAAGTCCGTGGCCTGAGTCGCGGGCCACAGGAGAACCGCAGGACCATGAGCAGACCCCGCATCATCTTCATGGGCACGCCCGACTTCGCCGTGTCCTCGCTCGAGGCGTGCTTCGACGTCGGCGACGTCGTGGCCGTCGTCACCCAGCCGGACAAGCCCAAGGGCCGGGGCAACACCGTGACGGCGCCTCCGGTGAAGGAGCTGGCGCTCTCGCGCGGCGTGCCCGTCCTCCAGCCCGTCAAGCTGCGCACGCCGCCGTTCTCCGAGGAGCTGCGCCGCTTCGCGCCGGACGTCTGCGTGGTGACGGCCTACGGCCGCATCCTCCCCAAGGACCTCCTGGACCTGCCGGCGAAGGGCTGCGTCAACGTGCACGGCTCGCTGCTGCCCCGCTTCCGGGGCGCCGCGCCCATCCAGTGGTCCATCGCCCACGGGGACACGGAGACGGGGGTGACGTTGATGGTGATGGACGAGGGGCTCGACACCGGCCCGATGCTGGCGATGAAGCGGCTGCCCATCGCTCCGGACGATACGAGCGCGACGCTCTACCCGAAGCTGGCCGCGCTCGGCGGGGAGCTCCTGCGTGAGTCGCTCCCCGCGTACCTGCGCGGCGAGCTGAAGCCCGTGCCGCAGCCGTCCGAGGGCGTGGTGCTGGCGCCCATCATCGAGAAGGACGAGGGGCGGCTGGACTTCACCCGTCCCGCCGTCGCGCTGGAGCGGCGCCTGCGCGCCTTCACCCCGTGGCCCGGCGCCTTCACCACCCTGGGCGGCAAGCTGCTGAAGGTGCATCGTGTGCGGGTGGCGCGGGGCCAGGGCGCGCCGGGCACGGTGCTGTCGGCGGGCGTGGACGGAATCGAGGTGGCGTGTGGGGAGGGCTCGCTCGTGCTCCTGGAGGTCCAGCCGGAGGGCAAGCGGGTCATGAAGGCGCTGGACTTCCTCTCGGGAAACAAGCTCGCTCCCGGCAGCCAGCCCTTCGGCGCCTAGCTCCGGACGGGACGACGCGGCGTTTTTCGAGGAGAGACGGGACGGGCATGAGATTGCTGGTGTTGCATGGGCCGAACCTCCAGCTGCTGGGCGCGCGCGACGGCGCGCCCGGCGGGAGGCTGTCGGACCTGGATGCCGCGCTGCGGGCGCGGGCGGGCGAACTGGGCGTGGAGCTGGAGGTGCTCCAGTCCAATCACGAGGGCGTCCTGCTGGACGCGCTCTCCGACGAGCGCGAGGCGGTGGATGGCATCCTCATCAACCCCGGGGCCTTCTTCGGCTCCTACGCGCTCAAGGAGGCGCTGGAGCTGGTGGGGCTGCCCGCCATCGAGGTGATGCTGCGTCCCCCGGCCCGCGAGTCCGTGGTGGCCGAGGCCTGCGTCCTCCAGGTGCACGGCGCGACGGGGGGCTTCGACCCCTATCTCCAGGCGCTGGAGACCTTCGCCAGCGGCGTCTTCACGCCCGGGCCCTCGAAGACGCTGGGGCGCAAGAAGCCGACCGAAGCGTCGCCCGCCGCCTCCGTGAATCCTCCCGGCAAGTCGTTGGGCCGGTCGTCCCCGAAGTCCGCCGAGAAGGCCCCGCTGGCGCTGGTGCCGGCGAAGGCGCTCGCGAAGGTGGCGCCGGTGAAGACGCTGGGCCGGGGCGACGCCCCCGCGAAGCCGGCCGCGGAGGGCAGGCCCGGCAAGACGCTGGGGCGGGGCGCCAGGGCCTCCGCGACGATGTCCGACCTGCTCACGCGCGCGCTGGTGCGCCAGAAGGTGTCGGAGCGGCTGGCCGGGACGCTCGGTGACGAGGCGCTGGCGGCCTGGGCGCGCTCGCGCTACGAGGCCGTCCAGCGTGGCGCCCCCGCGGAGCAGGGCCAGCGCGCGCTCCTGGAGGAAAGTCTGTTGCGCCTCACCCTGTCCCACCTTCCCGCGACGCGGCTGTCGGACGAGCAGCTCGTGGACCTGATGACCCGGCTGGACGAAGGATGAATCCCCGCGCCCTCGCCATCCTCGTGCTGGCGCGCGTCCGCGCGACGGACGCCTACCTCAACGTGGTGCTCGACACGATGCTGTCCGAGTCACCGCCGAAGGACCCGCGCGACGCGGGCCTCGTCACGGAGCTGGCGTATGGCTCCACGCGCCGGCAGCTCGCGCTGGACTACGCCATCACCCGCTTCGCCGACCGCAAGCTGGACGCCATGGAGGACCGCGTGCTCGCGGCCCTGCGCGTGGGCGCCTACCAGCTGTTCCACACCCGCGTGCCCGCGCGCGCCGCCGTCGCGGAGACGGTGCAGGCCCTGAAGGAGGTGGGCCTCACCCGCGCGGCCGGCTTCGTCAACGCCATCCTGCGCAAGCTGGCGGACCTGCCCGGCCCCCCGCTGCCGCCCGCGTCCGACGTGGCCCTCCACCTGTCCGTGCGCGAGAGCCACCCCCAGTGGCTCGTCGAGCGCTGGCTGCGCCAGTTCGGCCGCGAGCGGGCGGAGGCCATGCTGGTGGCGGACAACCAGTCCCCGCCCGTGGTGATTCGCGCCAACACGGCGAAGGTGACGCGCGACGCGCTGCTCGCCCAGCTCCAGGAGGTGGGCGTGGACGCGAAGGCGGCGACGCTCTCCCCGGTGGGCATCGTCCTGCCGTCGGTGGGACGCGTGGAGGACCTCTACGGCTACGCCGAGGGGCTGTGGCAGGTGCAGGACGAGGCCGCGCAGCTGGTGGGCGTCTACGGCGCCATCCCCGAGTCCGCCCGCGTGCTCGACGCGTGCGCGGCGCCCGGCGGCAAGGCGTGCCACCTGGCGCAGTCGCACGACGTGGTGGCGGTGGACCTGCACGCGCACAAGCTCCGGAAGATCGAATCCGAGGCGAGGCGCCTGGGGCTCACGGCCCGGCTGAAGGCCCACGCGCACGACGCGGCGGAGCCGTTCCCCCAGGAGTGGGGCGAGTTCCACGCCTTCATGGTGGACGCGCCGTGCTCGGGGCTGGGCACGCTGCGCCGGCACCCGGAGCTGCGCTACCGCCGCAAGGAGGAGGACATCCCCCGGCTGGCGGCGCTCCAGCGGCGCATCCTGGAGAACTGCCAGGAGGCGGTGCCCGCGGGGGGCCTGCTGGTGTACGCGGTGTGCACGGCGGAGCCGCAGGAGGGGCAGGACCAGGTGGAGATGTTCCTGCGCAGCCACCCGGAGTGGACGGCGGAGCCGCCCGTGCTGCCCGGCCTCAAGCTGCCGCTGACCCAGGCATACCTGCGCACCCTGCCCGGGCCGGAGGGCTTCGACGGCTTCTTCGCCGCGCGCCTGCGAAAGCTCTACTGACGCGCGGCCGGCGACGACGCGTCGCTCACGCGTCGTCGGAGGGAGGCAGGTTGGCCGCGGCCTTGAACGCCTCCAGCACGGCGGCGGAGGCGCGGTCCAGGTACTTGCCCTTGCGGATGAGCAGGCCGATGGGGCGCGACACGGGCCCCTCGGCGATGGGCTTGGCCACCAGCGAGCCGCCCTTCACCTCGCCCTGCGCGGTGGCCATGGGGAGGATGGCGACGCCCAGGCCCATCTCCACCGCCCGCTTGATGGTCTCCACGTTGTCCATCTCCATCACCGGGTTGATGTCGATGTTCTTCTCGCGGAAGAGCCGGTCCAGCGCCTTGCGCGTGGGGGCCTCGCGGTCGAACGCGATGAAGGGCACGCCGGACAGCGCGGTGAGCGTCACCTTCTGCTTGCTGGCGAAGGCGTGGCCGGGCGCGCAGACCACCGCGAGCTTGTCATCGCGGAACGGGAGGATGTCCACGCCCGCGCGCGGCTGCGGGTAGGCGACGATGCCAATCTCCGCCGCGCCCAGGATGACGTCGTCGTACACTTGGTCGTTGCGCCGGTAGTTCAGGCGCATGTTCACCTTGGGGTGCGACTTGAGCAGCTGCTTCTGCACCGTGTTCAGCTCGTGCAGCCCCACCGAGTAGATGGTGGAGACCGTGGTGGTGCCCGCCACCTCGGTCGCCTGCTCGCGAATCTCCTGCTCCACCTCGGAGAAGCGGGCGAGGATCTCCTTGCAGCCGCGGAACAGGCGCTCGCCCGCCGGCGTCGGCGTCACCTGCCGCGCGCTGCGCGACAGGAGCTTCTGCTCGTAGCGGTTCTCCAGCGCGCGAATCTGCTGGCTGACCGCCGACTGCGTCACGTGGTTGAGCTGGGCCGCGCGCGAGAACGAGCCGGTCTCCACCACGTCACAGAACATTTTCAGGGACTCGAGCTGCATGGCCGCTCCCTACTCCTAACCTAATGCTCAGGCCACAACTAATTAGCCCGGCTTCGCCGCGCCGCCAATGCTTCTAACCCGGCGGGTTGACTGGCCGATGGGCGGCGGGCAAGGGGGGGCCCCGCGCGGCGAGTCGGCCGTGGACGGGGGGCGCTCAAGGGCTGTCCGCGGGGGGGGATGACGCACGGCGCCGGAGCAGGACGAGCAGGGCCGCGGCGAGCGAGACGAGGGCTCCGCCGAAGGTGGACTGGACGCGGCCCAGCTCGTGGTGCGTCTGCCGGAGCAGGTCGCACTGGGGGCCTGTCAGTCCGGCGCAGTCCTGGGCGCCGAACAGGCCGCGCAGGCCGATGCCCAGCAGGTACAGCCCGCCGAGCAGCAATCCACCGCACAGCCCGAGGGCCGCCGCGCGGGGCAGGGAAGGCTTGCGTGGTGGCTCTGTCGAGGCGGACATGCAGGGCGCTATAGCCTCGAGGGGCGGGCGGGCTCAACGCGGGAGCGGCGGGCGCGTATGCTCGGGGACA
It contains:
- a CDS encoding HEAT repeat domain-containing protein, whose amino-acid sequence is MSRSLAAWCAAVAFICLTGCKGDSATPDYWEANLQQARRAEDRVRLIEAMRKSGKVNETFLPMLHEQLAGERKPEVKAALARTLEDLHHVSSVEPLKAALDPAAADMSSQLANKAMVTALGTIGDPRAVPALVPLLRAKDNYTRIEAIRVLGTMKAKEAVDSLIALAGDETVEPFLNKKAIEALGHIGDAKAAPTLIRMLTKERKGKSFYVESSFALFQLGQPAADALLPALEGRDPDLLEWAKKNGVNPASYPMKAATVLGDLREKRAVEPLLKLLAFQHPEAQIQALVRMQAAEALGRMRVADAVKPLSAMVAEPDPTVRDAYVRALVRLGGRDALPALEKAATTGEWDSRELAVKGLVMLGDAREQPVLEKLAASEPARTAADCKTTGEEGCEDAAALGKKRAATITQHATLLEAGQSCAGNAGCWVQRLDKASKPLLERAALEIGRTGGAEHVPALTARLGERDTEVRLAFILGTSWLVDGSQDAAKKVRETALPTLRKQLQDEQGVTQLVTVNEDLRRLLARLENT
- a CDS encoding signal protein, with amino-acid sequence MSDDIHKPPRPGHTRRTYLLDREFQLKYILLLAGIGAVSMGVFGGLAHRLHVSAVSSGVDGGASLLWLTGVGALGLAGVLGVFGLLFTHRVAGPVHVMSLYVAALAAGRYPRLRPLRKKDELKRFFDRFSEAVDRIRQREAEEAHALEAAVAALTPVATTPEARQALETLSALHTRKRQAVDNPTGSTFKSVA
- the fmt gene encoding methionyl-tRNA formyltransferase; this encodes MSRPRIIFMGTPDFAVSSLEACFDVGDVVAVVTQPDKPKGRGNTVTAPPVKELALSRGVPVLQPVKLRTPPFSEELRRFAPDVCVVTAYGRILPKDLLDLPAKGCVNVHGSLLPRFRGAAPIQWSIAHGDTETGVTLMVMDEGLDTGPMLAMKRLPIAPDDTSATLYPKLAALGGELLRESLPAYLRGELKPVPQPSEGVVLAPIIEKDEGRLDFTRPAVALERRLRAFTPWPGAFTTLGGKLLKVHRVRVARGQGAPGTVLSAGVDGIEVACGEGSLVLLEVQPEGKRVMKALDFLSGNKLAPGSQPFGA
- a CDS encoding type II 3-dehydroquinate dehydratase; this translates as MRLLVLHGPNLQLLGARDGAPGGRLSDLDAALRARAGELGVELEVLQSNHEGVLLDALSDEREAVDGILINPGAFFGSYALKEALELVGLPAIEVMLRPPARESVVAEACVLQVHGATGGFDPYLQALETFASGVFTPGPSKTLGRKKPTEASPAASVNPPGKSLGRSSPKSAEKAPLALVPAKALAKVAPVKTLGRGDAPAKPAAEGRPGKTLGRGARASATMSDLLTRALVRQKVSERLAGTLGDEALAAWARSRYEAVQRGAPAEQGQRALLEESLLRLTLSHLPATRLSDEQLVDLMTRLDEG
- the rsmB gene encoding 16S rRNA (cytosine(967)-C(5))-methyltransferase RsmB, with the translated sequence MNPRALAILVLARVRATDAYLNVVLDTMLSESPPKDPRDAGLVTELAYGSTRRQLALDYAITRFADRKLDAMEDRVLAALRVGAYQLFHTRVPARAAVAETVQALKEVGLTRAAGFVNAILRKLADLPGPPLPPASDVALHLSVRESHPQWLVERWLRQFGRERAEAMLVADNQSPPVVIRANTAKVTRDALLAQLQEVGVDAKAATLSPVGIVLPSVGRVEDLYGYAEGLWQVQDEAAQLVGVYGAIPESARVLDACAAPGGKACHLAQSHDVVAVDLHAHKLRKIESEARRLGLTARLKAHAHDAAEPFPQEWGEFHAFMVDAPCSGLGTLRRHPELRYRRKEEDIPRLAALQRRILENCQEAVPAGGLLVYAVCTAEPQEGQDQVEMFLRSHPEWTAEPPVLPGLKLPLTQAYLRTLPGPEGFDGFFAARLRKLY
- a CDS encoding LysR family transcriptional regulator, translated to MQLESLKMFCDVVETGSFSRAAQLNHVTQSAVSQQIRALENRYEQKLLSRSARQVTPTPAGERLFRGCKEILARFSEVEQEIREQATEVAGTTTVSTIYSVGLHELNTVQKQLLKSHPKVNMRLNYRRNDQVYDDVILGAAEIGIVAYPQPRAGVDILPFRDDKLAVVCAPGHAFASKQKVTLTALSGVPFIAFDREAPTRKALDRLFREKNIDINPVMEMDNVETIKRAVEMGLGVAILPMATAQGEVKGGSLVAKPIAEGPVSRPIGLLIRKGKYLDRASAAVLEAFKAAANLPPSDDA